In Janibacter sp. CX7, a single genomic region encodes these proteins:
- a CDS encoding NADPH-dependent FMN reductase translates to MNVLVLLGSLRDGSTNRTLAEAAVAHLPEGATATFFNSGADLPHYSEDLDVEGRVPQVATELREAVTAADALIVVTPEYNGTLSSVVKNTIDWASRPREAASIHGKQAIVLAASGAPYGAEWARKDAVRTLQIAGAQVVEDTFGIGASYEAFADGRLVDGDADSQLQALVARLATPVAA, encoded by the coding sequence ATGAACGTCCTCGTCCTGCTCGGCTCGCTCCGCGACGGCTCGACCAACCGCACCCTCGCCGAGGCCGCCGTCGCCCACCTGCCCGAGGGCGCGACCGCGACCTTCTTCAACAGCGGCGCCGACCTGCCCCACTACTCCGAGGACCTCGACGTCGAGGGCCGCGTCCCGCAGGTCGCGACCGAGCTGCGCGAGGCCGTGACCGCCGCCGACGCCCTCATCGTCGTCACCCCCGAGTACAACGGCACGCTCTCGAGCGTCGTCAAGAACACCATCGACTGGGCCTCCCGCCCCCGCGAGGCCGCGAGCATCCACGGCAAGCAGGCCATCGTCCTCGCCGCCTCGGGCGCCCCCTACGGTGCCGAGTGGGCCCGCAAGGACGCCGTCCGCACCCTGCAGATCGCCGGCGCGCAGGTCGTCGAGGACACCTTCGGCATCGGCGCCTCCTACGAGGCCTTCGCCGACGGCCGACTCGTCGACGGCGACGCCGACAGCCAGCTCCAGGCCCTCGTCGCGCGCCTCGCCACGCCCGTCGCCGCCTGA
- a CDS encoding MarR family winged helix-turn-helix transcriptional regulator codes for MTPDLSSPLAGPCAGGDGQPPLVNLIARAQAAFIADFEARLRASEIEGLSLAHSTNVLRHLGEGPRRAREIVDRCGVTKQAVSQQIAHLERNGYVAVGRDDEDQRARIVSLTAKGECAQAVVHRLFGEVEQEWAERIGQAQVASLRQALTDLLGDASC; via the coding sequence ATGACTCCCGACCTGTCCTCCCCGCTGGCCGGCCCGTGCGCCGGTGGCGACGGGCAGCCGCCGCTCGTCAACCTCATCGCCCGCGCGCAGGCGGCCTTCATCGCCGACTTCGAGGCGCGGCTGCGCGCCTCCGAGATCGAGGGCCTGTCCCTCGCGCACTCGACCAATGTCCTGCGCCACCTCGGCGAGGGCCCGCGCCGAGCCCGCGAGATCGTCGACCGCTGCGGCGTGACGAAGCAGGCGGTCAGTCAGCAGATCGCCCACCTCGAGCGCAACGGCTACGTCGCCGTCGGTCGCGACGACGAGGACCAGCGGGCACGCATCGTCAGCCTCACGGCGAAGGGGGAATGTGCCCAGGCGGTCGTCCACCGCCTCTTCGGCGAGGTCGAGCAGGAGTGGGCCGAGCGCATCGGCCAGGCGCAGGTCGCCTCCCTTCGCCAGGCCCTCACCGACCTGCTGGGCGACGCGAGCTGCTGA